From the genome of Hymenobacter cellulosilyticus, one region includes:
- a CDS encoding SusC/RagA family TonB-linked outer membrane protein codes for MQKILPILVPLALAVTLPAYAQTRQATGQVLNATDRTPLPGVSVVLKGTTTGTATDPDGRFSLPLPADGNPVLIFSFVGFEPYEVKVGDNGTVPTVQLREKTTELNDVVVVGYGSQRKRDITGSVASISAEQVAETPIARADQILQGRVSGVQVTQTNSEPGGNVSIRIRGTNSINTGNEPLFVVDGFPGAGDLNSINPSDIESIEVLKDASATAIYGSRGANGVVLITTKKGKVGKGTINFEAYTGVQIVRHKYELMNAREFAQYLNDVNAGSTTLPQPYTQEQIDALGEGTDWQDAILRPARLSNYQLGFNGGTEETRYNLSFNLFDQEGIILNSGFKRGTVRLNLDKKISQKLSFNFSSQVAGTFEKRAFVNSQGGSFGGALLDALRFSPINPVRDENGNFTYSNTPLPYVEDVGNPVAFAEKVKDHRTTARGLFNVAANYELLPGLTLRVSGGLDYNNQQTDVFRPSDVFLGRLTGGSANRTQQNRYSWLNENTLTYDRKINNNNALNVVVGISEQQFYGNDFNSSVNNFFTNTLGSDNLALGANIQTPNSGKYTNTLASYFGRVNYRLFEKYLFTVTMRADGSSRFGANNKWGYFPSAAFAYRLIDEPFMKDLTYLSDLKLRVGYGVTGNQEINNYQSLARYDVGSYAAGTTRLVGLVPANIGNPDLRWESTAASNAGIDVAFLENRISITADAYYKKTTDLLLRVATPRTTGYGDILLNAGSVENKGFEFALNTTNFDTEAFGWKTNLNFSLNRNKVLDLYSVTELPVGASSSSLFVGAGLGNTSILREGEPIGSFYGYEFDGIWQTQEEITASGTKTAVRPGDPRYKDQNGDGSITAADRVIIGRAQPKFIYGVTNGFSMGGFNLSIFIQGVQGQDVLNLNRYELESGITTTNKLKTVVDRWTGPGTSNTIPRAGSTIRRSTGIVSDVLEDGSFVRLKTVTLGYTLPKFSKVLKQASVYVTAQNLVTITNYTGYDPEVNSFGRDNLSLNTDYNAFPSTRSFTAGVKIGF; via the coding sequence ATGCAAAAAATCCTACCCATTCTGGTGCCATTGGCCCTGGCAGTAACGCTGCCGGCCTATGCCCAAACCCGCCAGGCAACCGGCCAGGTGCTCAACGCTACCGACCGCACTCCCCTGCCCGGCGTATCGGTGGTGCTGAAGGGCACAACTACCGGTACCGCCACCGACCCCGACGGCCGTTTCAGCCTTCCCTTGCCCGCCGACGGCAACCCCGTTCTGATTTTTTCCTTTGTGGGTTTTGAGCCCTACGAGGTTAAAGTCGGCGACAACGGCACCGTTCCGACGGTACAGCTGCGGGAGAAAACCACCGAGCTCAACGACGTGGTGGTCGTGGGCTACGGCTCCCAGCGCAAGCGCGATATTACGGGCTCGGTAGCGTCTATTTCGGCCGAGCAGGTAGCCGAAACGCCCATTGCCCGCGCTGACCAGATTCTGCAGGGCCGGGTAAGCGGCGTGCAGGTTACGCAAACCAATTCGGAGCCGGGCGGCAACGTTTCCATCCGCATTCGGGGTACCAACTCCATCAACACCGGCAACGAGCCGCTGTTCGTGGTGGACGGCTTCCCCGGTGCCGGCGACCTGAACTCCATCAACCCCTCCGATATTGAAAGCATCGAGGTGCTGAAGGACGCCTCGGCCACGGCCATCTACGGCTCCCGCGGGGCCAACGGCGTGGTGCTCATTACCACCAAGAAAGGCAAGGTCGGCAAGGGCACCATCAACTTCGAGGCGTACACCGGCGTGCAGATCGTGCGACATAAGTACGAGCTGATGAACGCCCGGGAATTTGCCCAGTACCTCAACGACGTCAACGCCGGCTCCACTACCCTGCCCCAGCCCTACACCCAGGAGCAGATTGATGCCCTGGGCGAGGGTACCGACTGGCAGGACGCCATTCTGCGGCCCGCCCGCCTGAGCAACTACCAGCTGGGCTTCAACGGCGGCACCGAGGAAACCCGCTACAATCTGAGCTTCAACCTCTTCGACCAGGAAGGCATCATCCTCAACTCGGGCTTCAAGCGCGGCACGGTGCGGCTCAACCTCGACAAGAAAATCAGCCAGAAGCTCAGCTTCAACTTTTCAAGCCAGGTGGCCGGCACCTTCGAAAAGCGGGCCTTCGTCAACTCCCAGGGCGGCTCCTTTGGCGGGGCCTTGCTCGACGCGCTACGCTTCAGCCCCATCAACCCGGTGCGCGACGAAAACGGCAACTTCACGTACTCCAACACCCCGCTGCCCTACGTGGAAGACGTGGGCAACCCGGTGGCCTTTGCCGAAAAAGTGAAGGACCACCGCACCACGGCCCGGGGCTTGTTCAACGTGGCGGCCAACTACGAGCTGCTGCCCGGCCTAACCTTGCGCGTGAGCGGCGGCCTGGATTACAACAACCAGCAAACCGACGTTTTCCGTCCTTCCGACGTGTTTCTGGGCCGCCTCACCGGGGGCTCAGCCAACCGCACGCAGCAAAACCGCTACAGCTGGCTCAACGAAAACACGCTGACCTACGACCGGAAAATCAATAACAACAATGCCCTGAACGTGGTGGTGGGCATTTCGGAGCAGCAGTTCTACGGCAACGACTTCAACTCCTCGGTCAACAACTTCTTTACCAACACCCTGGGCTCCGACAACCTGGCACTAGGAGCCAACATTCAGACGCCCAACTCGGGCAAGTACACCAACACGCTAGCTTCCTATTTCGGCCGCGTCAACTACCGCCTGTTCGAGAAATACCTGTTTACCGTGACCATGCGAGCCGACGGCTCCTCGCGCTTCGGGGCCAACAACAAGTGGGGCTATTTCCCCTCCGCCGCCTTCGCCTACCGCCTCATCGATGAGCCGTTTATGAAGGACCTGACTTACTTGAGCGACTTGAAGCTGCGCGTGGGCTACGGCGTGACCGGCAACCAGGAAATCAACAACTACCAGAGCCTGGCCCGCTACGACGTGGGTTCCTACGCCGCCGGAACGACCCGCCTCGTGGGCCTGGTTCCGGCCAACATCGGTAACCCCGACCTGCGCTGGGAATCGACGGCGGCCTCCAACGCCGGTATCGACGTGGCCTTTCTGGAAAACCGCATTTCGATTACGGCCGACGCCTATTACAAGAAAACCACCGACCTGCTGCTGCGCGTGGCCACGCCCCGCACCACCGGCTACGGCGACATTCTGCTCAACGCGGGCAGCGTGGAAAACAAAGGCTTCGAGTTTGCCTTGAACACCACTAACTTCGACACCGAGGCGTTTGGCTGGAAAACCAACCTGAACTTCTCGCTTAACCGCAACAAGGTGCTCGACCTGTATAGCGTGACCGAGCTGCCCGTGGGTGCCTCTAGCTCCAGCCTGTTTGTGGGCGCGGGCCTGGGCAACACCAGCATTCTGCGCGAGGGTGAGCCTATCGGCTCGTTCTACGGCTACGAGTTCGACGGTATCTGGCAAACCCAGGAGGAAATTACGGCCAGCGGCACCAAAACCGCCGTCCGCCCCGGCGACCCGCGCTACAAGGACCAGAACGGCGACGGCTCCATCACGGCCGCCGACCGGGTGATTATCGGCCGAGCCCAGCCGAAGTTTATCTACGGCGTCACCAACGGCTTCTCCATGGGCGGCTTCAACCTGAGCATTTTTATTCAGGGGGTGCAGGGCCAGGACGTGCTGAACCTGAACCGCTACGAGCTCGAATCGGGCATTACGACTACCAACAAGCTCAAAACTGTGGTAGACCGTTGGACCGGCCCGGGCACCAGCAATACTATTCCGCGGGCGGGCAGCACCATCCGCCGCAGCACCGGTATCGTGAGCGACGTGCTGGAAGACGGCAGCTTCGTCCGCCTCAAAACCGTGACCCTAGGCTACACCCTGCCCAAGTTCAGCAAGGTGCTCAAGCAGGCCAGCGTGTACGTGACGGCCCAGAACCTGGTGACCATCACCAACTACACCGGCTACGACCCCGAGGTAAACTCCTTCGGCCGCGACAACCTGAGCCTGAACACCGATTACAACGCCTTTCCCAGCACCCGCAGCTTCACGGCCGGCGTCAAGATTGGCTTCTAA
- a CDS encoding sensor histidine kinase — MKLLATTNRYYLLLATLVFALGSVVLYYGISLALRIEVDEQLVNQQREIMRSSRLTSGLLDIVALSSEPQPEGLRDTVLLDPTENVLVPYRQLAFRVKGPGPPQWVTLRKSLLETEDMVGLVLTVMLTVLGLLLLSLGLLNRWLARRIWSPFQHTLAALRRYDLQHEPVLALPARTPIDEFSELNQALLQMGQRLEADYQSLKAFTENAAHETRTPLAIMQAKLEQLVQAQELQPATAELVGDLYSATVRLSRLHQALTLLSKIENRQFPQAVPVQLDAVVENRLRLLQDFIDDKALTVTQHVPSRPALLMHPALAESLVGNLLQNAIKHNHRGGTLHWELTNDYLSVSNSGPALAGEPARFFERFRKLNASSESPGLGLSIVEQICRYYGYSVSYTFSAPDSVHTLRVVFGE, encoded by the coding sequence GTGAAGCTGCTAGCTACCACCAACCGCTACTATCTGCTGCTGGCCACGCTGGTGTTTGCCCTCGGCAGCGTGGTGCTGTATTATGGCATCAGCCTGGCGCTGCGCATAGAAGTAGATGAGCAGCTAGTGAATCAGCAGCGCGAAATTATGCGCAGTAGCCGGCTCACGAGCGGTTTACTCGATATAGTAGCTCTGAGTTCCGAGCCCCAGCCCGAGGGCCTGCGCGACACCGTGTTGCTCGACCCTACCGAAAACGTGCTGGTGCCCTACCGGCAGCTGGCTTTTCGGGTGAAGGGGCCGGGCCCGCCGCAGTGGGTGACGCTGCGCAAATCATTGCTCGAAACCGAGGACATGGTGGGCCTGGTGCTCACGGTGATGCTTACGGTGCTGGGCTTGCTGCTGCTGAGTCTGGGGCTGCTAAACCGCTGGCTGGCCCGGCGCATCTGGAGCCCGTTTCAGCACACGCTGGCCGCGTTGCGCCGCTACGACCTGCAGCATGAGCCCGTGCTGGCCCTGCCGGCCCGCACGCCCATCGATGAGTTTTCGGAGCTGAATCAGGCTTTGCTGCAGATGGGTCAGCGCCTGGAAGCCGATTACCAGTCGTTGAAGGCCTTTACCGAAAACGCCGCCCACGAAACCCGCACCCCGCTGGCCATTATGCAGGCCAAGCTCGAGCAGCTGGTACAGGCCCAGGAGCTGCAGCCCGCCACCGCCGAGCTGGTCGGCGACCTGTACAGCGCCACGGTGCGCCTTTCCCGCCTGCACCAGGCCCTGACGCTGCTGAGCAAGATTGAAAACCGCCAGTTCCCGCAGGCCGTGCCGGTGCAGCTTGATGCGGTAGTGGAAAACCGCCTGCGCCTACTCCAGGACTTCATCGACGACAAAGCCCTGACCGTAACGCAGCACGTGCCCAGCCGCCCGGCGCTGCTGATGCACCCCGCCCTGGCTGAGTCGCTGGTGGGCAACCTGCTGCAGAACGCCATTAAGCACAACCATCGTGGGGGAACACTGCATTGGGAATTAACCAATGACTACCTGAGCGTAAGCAACTCCGGACCGGCGCTGGCGGGAGAGCCGGCCCGCTTTTTCGAACGGTTTCGCAAGCTCAACGCCTCGTCGGAGTCGCCGGGCCTGGGGCTGTCCATCGTGGAGCAGATTTGCCGCTACTACGGCTACTCGGTCAGCTACACCTTCTCGGCTCCCGACTCGGTGCACACCCTGCGCGTGGTCTTTGGCGAGTGA
- a CDS encoding phosphatase PAP2 family protein has product MGRLRFSRFFSGYAPVSAPADTTHKFENPAGVPPVVTKPWYKGKLVKATIVPAVLITYGALHANNNGFYTNEQANRDIHKLFPTYRTKLDNLLIFAPYAELGLVALAGVESRDDRLNTMLVLLKGEAIMLTTVFAVKNLVKEPRPDGSDNLSFPSGHTAQAFLAASIVHTEFRDKSQWYGVGAYAIATSVAALRMINTKHWQSDVVAGAGFGILSAHLAYLTHRNRWGRKPLLREGMSFSPTWQTGYTPTGNLAGGAGLRFTWQLH; this is encoded by the coding sequence ATGGGCCGCCTCCGTTTTTCCCGCTTTTTCTCAGGTTACGCCCCGGTAAGTGCACCGGCCGATACAACGCATAAGTTTGAAAATCCCGCTGGCGTACCGCCCGTTGTGACCAAGCCGTGGTACAAGGGCAAGCTGGTGAAGGCTACCATCGTGCCGGCCGTGCTGATTACCTACGGGGCTCTGCACGCCAACAACAACGGCTTTTACACCAACGAGCAGGCCAACCGCGACATTCACAAGCTGTTCCCGACTTACCGCACCAAGCTCGACAACCTGCTGATTTTTGCGCCATACGCCGAGCTGGGGCTGGTGGCCTTGGCGGGCGTCGAGTCGCGCGACGACCGGCTCAACACCATGCTCGTGCTTCTGAAAGGGGAAGCCATCATGCTCACGACCGTCTTCGCGGTGAAAAACCTGGTGAAGGAGCCCCGCCCCGACGGCTCCGACAACCTTTCCTTTCCGTCGGGCCATACGGCGCAGGCATTTCTGGCGGCCAGCATTGTGCACACCGAGTTTCGCGACAAAAGCCAGTGGTACGGCGTGGGCGCCTACGCCATTGCCACCAGCGTGGCGGCCCTGCGCATGATTAATACCAAGCACTGGCAAAGCGACGTGGTAGCCGGCGCGGGGTTTGGCATTCTGTCGGCCCACTTGGCTTACCTAACCCACCGCAACCGCTGGGGCCGCAAGCCGCTGCTGCGCGAGGGCATGAGCTTTTCGCCCACCTGGCAAACCGGCTACACGCCCACGGGCAATCTGGCCGGGGGCGCGGGCCTGCGCTTTACCTGGCAGCTGCACTAG
- a CDS encoding LacI family DNA-binding transcriptional regulator — MKPINLKKLAQELNLSVATVSRALNDRYDISQPTKDRVRALANKLNYEPNPYASSLRRQKSKTIGVVIPEVANHFFSLAINGIEEVARGNNYHVLIYLTHEDYQRELAMARLLASGRVDGVLLSVASESEDFGHLEFLRERGIPIVFFDRVYDEMPTAKVTTDDFESGYKATEHLLEAGCRHIAHLTVSQNLSIGRGRKEGYIQALADHNIVFDESLVLVSAQETKAQEIARIQQLLATRPEVDGIFASVESQATNSYEACRNLGRSIPGDIKIIGFSNLEIASLLQPALTTITQPAYSIGKEAAKILFQAISKNRVISPAQSLVLKSELVVRASTLGS, encoded by the coding sequence ATGAAACCCATCAATCTGAAGAAGCTTGCCCAGGAGTTGAACCTGTCGGTGGCCACCGTTTCGCGGGCCCTCAACGACCGGTACGACATCTCGCAGCCCACCAAAGACCGGGTGCGGGCGCTGGCCAACAAGCTCAACTACGAGCCCAACCCCTACGCCAGCAGCCTGCGACGCCAGAAAAGCAAGACCATCGGAGTCGTGATTCCGGAAGTGGCCAACCACTTTTTTTCCCTGGCAATTAATGGCATTGAGGAAGTAGCCCGGGGCAACAATTACCACGTGCTCATCTACCTGACCCACGAGGATTACCAGCGGGAGCTGGCCATGGCCCGCCTGCTGGCTAGTGGCCGGGTGGATGGGGTGCTGCTGTCGGTGGCCAGCGAAAGTGAGGACTTCGGCCACCTGGAGTTTTTGCGGGAGCGGGGTATTCCCATCGTGTTCTTCGACCGGGTCTATGACGAGATGCCCACGGCCAAGGTCACCACCGACGATTTTGAAAGCGGCTACAAGGCTACCGAGCACCTGCTTGAAGCCGGCTGCCGGCATATTGCTCACCTCACCGTTTCGCAGAATCTCTCCATCGGCCGCGGCCGCAAGGAAGGCTACATCCAGGCCCTGGCCGACCATAATATAGTCTTCGATGAGAGCTTGGTACTCGTGTCGGCTCAGGAAACCAAGGCTCAGGAAATTGCCCGGATTCAGCAGCTGCTGGCTACGCGGCCGGAGGTAGACGGCATTTTTGCCTCCGTCGAAAGTCAGGCCACCAACAGCTACGAGGCCTGCCGCAACCTGGGCCGCAGTATTCCCGGCGACATTAAAATCATCGGCTTTTCGAATTTAGAAATTGCCTCTTTGCTTCAGCCGGCCCTTACGACTATCACGCAGCCGGCTTACTCGATTGGCAAGGAAGCCGCCAAAATTCTCTTCCAAGCCATCAGCAAAAACCGGGTAATCTCGCCGGCGCAAAGCCTGGTGCTGAAGTCGGAGCTGGTGGTACGCGCCTCTACGCTGGGCAGCTAG
- a CDS encoding SdiA-regulated domain-containing protein, with product MKTVIISLAAALLTGSSAVAQSAAAAYEWQQPTATYTLPKELQEVSGIALLSNQRLGCIEDQTGTIYIYNLTSKSVESTLKFGKKGDYEDLARLPGAWLVLRSDGTLFKYNDDGTTRSYPTGLTAANNPEGLAYDATSKTLLIACKGAAGVGQPDQKRAIYRLDPKTYHVQTKPAFVLDVAELIGLDRRQNSSSAINRFAPSAVAVHPLTRHIFVLAASGNALVELDAQGTPLSVQKLPRKQFPQPEGLAFAPNGDLYISSEIGDNGQAGTIQFFRASPIAANK from the coding sequence ATGAAAACAGTAATCATCTCACTGGCAGCTGCTCTGCTAACGGGCAGCTCCGCCGTAGCACAGTCGGCCGCTGCGGCCTACGAATGGCAGCAGCCCACGGCCACGTACACGCTGCCCAAGGAACTGCAGGAAGTCTCGGGCATTGCGTTGCTCTCTAATCAGCGCCTGGGCTGCATTGAAGACCAGACCGGTACCATCTACATCTACAATTTGACCAGTAAGAGCGTCGAGTCCACGCTGAAATTTGGTAAGAAAGGCGACTACGAGGACCTAGCCCGCCTGCCCGGCGCCTGGCTGGTGCTGCGCTCCGACGGTACGCTGTTCAAGTACAACGACGACGGCACCACCCGCTCCTACCCCACCGGCCTGACGGCAGCCAACAATCCCGAAGGCCTGGCCTATGATGCCACTTCCAAGACCCTACTCATAGCCTGCAAAGGAGCGGCCGGCGTGGGCCAGCCCGACCAGAAACGCGCCATCTACCGCCTCGACCCCAAAACCTACCACGTACAGACCAAGCCCGCCTTCGTGCTCGACGTAGCCGAGCTCATTGGCCTGGACCGGCGTCAGAATTCAAGCTCGGCCATCAACCGGTTTGCCCCGTCGGCCGTGGCCGTGCACCCGCTTACCCGCCACATCTTCGTGCTGGCAGCCAGCGGCAACGCCCTGGTGGAATTGGATGCCCAGGGCACCCCGCTGAGCGTGCAAAAGCTGCCCCGCAAGCAGTTTCCGCAGCCCGAAGGCCTGGCATTTGCGCCGAATGGTGACCTGTACATTTCCAGCGAAATCGGCGACAATGGCCAAGCCGGGACCATCCAGTTTTTCCGGGCCTCTCCTATTGCGGCCAACAAGTAA
- the bglX gene encoding beta-glucosidase BglX — protein MKRTFRTAVLLSLGLLLSPALHAQKAARAAASSTTDEQKMQRFIDDLMSKMTLEEKIGQLNLITVGFDVTGPVVSKDVDVNIRKGLVGGVFNTYTPVAARKLQDMALKESRLHIPLMFGYDVIHGHRTIFPIPLGLSASWDMTAIERSARVAAEESAADGLHWVFSPMVDIARDPRWGRVAEGAGEDPYLGSQIARAMVRGYQGTDLSKNNTVMACLKHFALYGAAEAGRDYNTTDMSLPRMYNEYLPPYKAAIEAGVGSVMSSFNDINGIPATGNKWLLTDLLRKQWGFKGFVATDYTAIPEMINHGVGNEAQVSAMALNAGADQDMVGEVYLRNLAQNLKDGTVKQEIIDLSCRRILEGKYKLGLFQDPYRGVSEKRAKATLMKKEFLDDARDVARKSFVLLKNDKNALPLKKSGTIALVGPLATRQHDLLGNWSAAGDWKQAVSVEQGIRNVAGSGVKIVTAQGANITDDQLLIDRLNAFSGALNIDKRSSEELIQEAVKVAQGADVVVAVVGESQGMSGEAASRSDISLPGQQLELLKALKKTGKPLVVVLMNGRPLTLNWENQNADAILETWFAGTQGGNAIADVLFGAYNPSGKLTMTFPQSVGQVPLYYNHKSTGRPFNDQPLDKYKSRYLDISNEPLYPFGYGLSYTTFSYSKPELSASTMSLGGTLDVKVTVKNTGNYDGEEVAQLYLRDVAGSVSRPVRELKGFQKVMLKKGESRTLTFHLTTDDLKFYNNDLQWVAEPGAFQVFVGPNSRDTQDASFTLSNGSAAN, from the coding sequence ATGAAACGTACTTTTCGTACCGCCGTGCTTTTGTCGCTGGGCCTGCTGCTGAGCCCGGCGCTGCACGCCCAGAAGGCCGCCCGGGCCGCCGCTTCCAGCACAACCGATGAGCAGAAAATGCAGCGGTTTATCGATGACCTGATGAGCAAGATGACGCTGGAAGAGAAAATCGGCCAGCTCAACCTGATTACCGTCGGCTTCGATGTGACCGGTCCGGTAGTCAGCAAGGATGTGGACGTAAACATCCGCAAGGGCCTGGTCGGGGGCGTGTTCAATACCTATACGCCGGTGGCCGCACGCAAGCTCCAGGATATGGCCCTCAAGGAGTCGAGGCTGCACATTCCGCTGATGTTTGGCTACGACGTAATTCACGGGCACCGCACCATTTTCCCCATTCCGCTGGGCTTGTCGGCTTCCTGGGATATGACGGCCATTGAGCGCAGTGCCCGGGTAGCGGCCGAAGAATCGGCGGCTGACGGGCTGCACTGGGTGTTTTCGCCCATGGTGGATATTGCCCGCGACCCGCGCTGGGGCCGAGTGGCCGAAGGCGCTGGGGAAGACCCCTACCTGGGCTCCCAGATTGCCCGGGCCATGGTGCGCGGCTATCAGGGCACGGACTTGAGCAAGAACAACACCGTTATGGCCTGCCTCAAGCACTTTGCCCTCTACGGAGCAGCCGAGGCCGGGCGCGACTACAACACCACCGACATGAGCCTGCCGCGCATGTACAACGAGTACTTGCCGCCTTACAAAGCCGCCATTGAGGCCGGGGTGGGCTCGGTAATGTCCTCGTTTAATGACATCAACGGCATTCCGGCCACCGGCAACAAGTGGCTGCTGACGGACCTGTTGCGCAAGCAGTGGGGTTTCAAAGGCTTCGTAGCCACCGACTACACCGCCATTCCCGAGATGATCAACCACGGGGTGGGCAACGAGGCTCAGGTGTCGGCTATGGCCCTGAACGCCGGTGCCGACCAGGACATGGTGGGCGAGGTATACTTGCGGAATCTGGCCCAAAACCTCAAGGACGGAACCGTAAAGCAAGAAATCATTGACCTCTCGTGCCGCCGTATTCTGGAAGGCAAGTACAAGCTCGGCCTGTTTCAGGACCCGTACCGCGGCGTAAGTGAGAAGCGGGCCAAGGCTACGCTGATGAAAAAGGAGTTCCTCGACGATGCCCGCGACGTGGCTCGCAAAAGCTTCGTGCTGCTCAAAAACGACAAAAACGCCCTGCCCCTGAAAAAGTCGGGCACCATTGCGCTGGTGGGCCCGCTGGCTACCCGGCAGCACGACCTGCTCGGCAACTGGAGCGCGGCCGGCGACTGGAAGCAGGCCGTTTCCGTGGAGCAAGGTATCCGCAACGTGGCCGGCAGCGGCGTGAAAATCGTGACGGCCCAGGGTGCCAACATCACCGACGACCAACTGCTGATTGACCGCCTCAACGCTTTCAGCGGGGCGCTGAACATCGACAAACGCAGCTCGGAAGAATTGATTCAGGAGGCCGTGAAAGTCGCCCAGGGCGCCGACGTGGTAGTAGCCGTAGTGGGCGAGTCGCAGGGCATGTCGGGAGAAGCCGCCAGCCGCTCGGACATTAGCCTGCCCGGTCAGCAGCTGGAACTGCTCAAGGCGTTGAAGAAAACTGGCAAGCCCCTGGTGGTCGTACTCATGAATGGTCGGCCGCTGACGCTGAACTGGGAAAACCAGAACGCCGACGCCATCCTGGAGACGTGGTTTGCGGGCACTCAGGGCGGTAACGCCATTGCTGACGTACTGTTTGGCGCCTACAACCCTTCCGGCAAGCTCACGATGACCTTTCCGCAGAGCGTGGGTCAGGTGCCGCTGTATTACAACCACAAAAGCACCGGCCGCCCCTTCAACGACCAGCCGTTGGATAAGTACAAGTCGCGCTACCTGGATATTTCCAACGAGCCCCTGTATCCGTTCGGCTACGGCCTGAGCTACACCACGTTTAGCTATTCCAAGCCCGAGCTGAGCGCCAGCACCATGAGCCTGGGCGGCACCCTCGACGTGAAAGTAACCGTGAAAAACACCGGCAACTACGACGGCGAGGAAGTCGCCCAGCTTTACCTGCGCGACGTGGCCGGCTCGGTGTCGCGGCCGGTGCGGGAGCTCAAAGGCTTCCAGAAGGTGATGCTCAAGAAGGGCGAGAGCCGCACGCTCACCTTCCACTTGACCACCGACGACCTCAAGTTCTACAACAACGACCTGCAGTGGGTAGCCGAGCCCGGCGCCTTCCAGGTATTCGTAGGGCCCAACTCCCGCGACACCCAGGACGCCAGCTTCACGCTAAGCAACGGCTCGGCGGCCAACTAA